A region from the Dendropsophus ebraccatus isolate aDenEbr1 chromosome 1, aDenEbr1.pat, whole genome shotgun sequence genome encodes:
- the LOC138768673 gene encoding olfactory receptor 10A7-like, which yields MTAVTEFILLGFQVSQNIRILMFSLLIVIYWFTMFMNLLIIILVSTSKILHTPMYFFISQLSITDILVTTDIVPNMLHILKYYKETITFIGCMTQLYFFCALEVSECLLLAVMSYDRYVAICNPLRYSSIMTSAYCVILSVISWLAAFSSMLCLIIPIVMLNFCGPNFIDHFFCDSVPLLELSCSDLYNVHMEASLLSIPSILIPIIIIICSYAKIIVTTLRIPSRTGRQKAFSTCSSHLIVVSIFYWTLFGVYVFPTRGESSTISKILSLLYTVFTPLINPIIYSLKNKDIKKALKIKLNKLNE from the exons ATGACGGCTGTCACAGAGTTCATCCTCTTAGGATTTCAGGTCAGTCAGAATATAAGAATTCTAATGTTCTCTCTGCTCATTGTGATTTACTGGTTTACAATGTTCATGAATCTCCTGATCATCATCCTGGTGTCCACCAgcaagatcctccacaccccaatgtacttcttcatctcacaactctccatcactgacatcttgGTGACCACAGATATTGTCCCTAACATGCTCCACATTCTTAAGTATTATAAAGAAACCATTACTTTTATTGGCTGTATGACTCAACTTTATTTCTTCTGTGCCTTGGAAGTATCTGaatgtcttctcctggctgtaatgtcctatgacagatatgtggccatctgtaatcccCTCCGGTACTCTTCCATCATGACAAGTGCATATTGTGTGATATTGTCCGTCATCTCTTGGTTGGCGGCTTTTTCCAGTATGTTGTGTCTCATCATACCAATAGTGATGCTAAACTTTTGTGGACCGAACTTCATTGACCATTTCTTCTGTGATTCAGTTCCTCTTCTAGAACTTTCCTGTTCTGATCTCTACAATGTTCACATGGAAGCTTCTTTATTAAGTATTCCATCGATTTTAAtccccataataataatcatcTGCTCATATGCCAAAATTATTGTCACCACCTTAAGGATCCCATCCAGAACTGgtagacagaaagccttctccacctgtagctcccacctcatcGTGGTCTCCATATTCTATTGGACTCTGTTCGGTGTTTATGTTTTTCCAACAAGAGGAGAATCCTCGACCATCAGTAAGATCCtctccctgctatatactgtatttacccCTCTCAtcaaccccattatatacagtctaAAGAATAAGGATATTAAGAAGGCTTT aaaaataaaattaaacaaactgaatgaatga
- the LOC138786256 gene encoding olfactory receptor 10A7-like, which yields MFMNLLIITLVSTSKILHTPMYFVSVSDILLTSDISPNLLYILLYNRGAITFVGCMIQFYFFGVTEASECLLLTVMSSDRYVAICNPLRYASIMTSRNCVILSIISWLVITLFLIIPILMLNFCGPNIIDHFFCDTVPLLVVSCSDTYNVNLAASLLSIPSLLIPIIIIIFSYARIIVTILKIPSSTGRQKAFSTCSSHLIVVSIFYGTLFGVYVFPTKGKSSTISKILSLLYTVFTPLINPIIYSLKNNDIKKALHKHMYISQMLAVRLALRSLL from the coding sequence ATGTTCATGAATCTCCTGATCATCACCCTGGTGTCCACCAgcaagatcctccacaccccaatgtactttGTCTCCGTCAGTGACATCCTGCTGACCTCAGATATTTCCCCCAATTTGCTTTATATTCTATTATATAATAGAGGAGCCATTACTTTTGTTGGTTGTATGATTCAGTTTTATTTCTTTGGTGTCACAGAAGCTTCTGAGTGTCTTCTGCTCACAGTGATGTCTTCTgacagatatgtggccatctgtaatcccCTCCGTTATGCGTCTATCATGACAAGTAGAAATTGTGTGATATTGTCCATCATCTCTTGGTTGGTTATTACATTGTTTCTCATCATACCAATACTGATGCTAAATTTCTGTGGACCAAACATCATTGACCATTTCTTCTGTGATACTGTTCCTCTCTTAGTAGTTTCCTGTTCAGATACATACAACGTTAACCTGGCAGCTTCTCTACTAAGCATTCCATCACTTTTAATtcctataataataattatattctcATATGCCAGAATTATTGTCACCATCTTGAAGATCCCATCCAGTACTGgtagacagaaagccttctccacctgtagctcccacctcattgtggtctCCATATTCTATGGGACTCTGTTTGGTGTTTATGTTTTTCCAACAAAAGGAAAATCCTCGACCATCAGTAAGATCCtgtccctgctatatactgtatttacccCTCTCAtcaaccccattatatacagtctaAAGAATAATGATATTAAGAAGGCTTTACATAAACATATGTATATATCTCAGATGTTAGCGGTAAGACTTGCATTACGATCTCTACTCTAA